A window from Mycolicibacterium tokaiense encodes these proteins:
- a CDS encoding SDR family NAD(P)-dependent oxidoreductase, producing MEIGGKKAIVVGGASGMGRASAELLAARGASVAILDREGSEGKDVAEAFGGTFHPVDVTDFDSTEATLAAAVEQLGGLHVIVTTAGGGIAERTVGKNGVHSLASFRSIIDLNLVATFNISRLAAAHMADNEPEDEERGVIINTASIAAFEGQIGQVAYTAAKAGIAGMCLTMARDLGSIGVRVLAIAPSLFATGLTKGIPDEFAAALTKDAAFPKRLGRPQEYAKLVAAIVDNPMLNGQCLRLDAGQRFAPR from the coding sequence ATGGAGATCGGTGGCAAGAAGGCGATCGTCGTCGGGGGAGCGTCGGGCATGGGCCGGGCATCGGCGGAGCTGCTCGCGGCCCGAGGGGCTTCCGTCGCGATCCTGGACCGGGAGGGCTCCGAGGGCAAAGACGTCGCCGAAGCCTTCGGTGGCACGTTCCACCCCGTCGACGTCACCGATTTCGATAGCACCGAGGCGACGCTGGCCGCCGCCGTCGAGCAACTAGGCGGGTTGCACGTCATCGTCACCACCGCCGGCGGCGGCATCGCCGAGCGCACCGTGGGCAAGAACGGGGTGCACAGCCTCGCCTCGTTCCGCAGCATCATCGACCTGAACCTCGTCGCCACGTTCAACATCAGCCGGTTGGCAGCTGCCCACATGGCCGACAACGAACCCGAGGACGAGGAGCGGGGCGTCATCATCAACACCGCCTCGATCGCCGCCTTCGAAGGTCAGATCGGGCAGGTGGCCTACACCGCGGCCAAAGCCGGCATCGCCGGGATGTGTCTGACGATGGCGCGCGATCTGGGCTCGATCGGCGTTCGGGTGCTGGCGATCGCGCCCAGCCTGTTCGCCACCGGTCTCACCAAGGGCATCCCCGATGAGTTCGCCGCCGCTCTGACCAAGGATGCGGCGTTCCCCAAACGGTTGGGCCGGCCGCAGGAGTACGCCAAGCTGGTCGCCGCCATCGTCGACAACCCGATGCTCAACGGACAGTGCCTGCGGCTGGACGCCGGGCAGCGCTTCGCACCCAGGTAG